TCGGGGGCGTGGCACTCGACCTGTCCTTCTTCGTTCTGATGATCATCGTTTACATCCTCATCAGTTTCGTGAGCACCGCTGCGAGAAGCGTGTGAACGATGAGCTTCTCCGCGCGCGCGGGGACGATCCCGATACGGTCTTGCCGACTGCCGACGACTACGTAGAGGTGAAGAAGACATGCCGCTGACTCCCGAGGACGTGCGGAACAAGCAGTTCACGACCGTCCGCCTCCGAGAAGGCTATGACGAGGACGAGGTCGATGCCTTCCTCGACGAGGTCGAGTCCGAACTGACGCGCCTGCTGCGCGAGAACGAGGACCTGCGCGCGAAGCTGGCCGCCGCTACGCGAGCCGCCGCGCAGAACCAGCAGCAGCAGGGCATGCGCAAGCCCGAGCCCCAGGACCAGCGAGGCCCCGGAGGCCCCGTCCCGGCGGCCATATCCGGCCCGCCGCAGCAGCAGCCGCAGATGGGCCCGCCGCAGCTGCCGGGCGGCCAGCCGCAGCTCCCCGCCGGCCCCGGCGGCCACGGCCCGCAGGGCCCCGGCCCGATGGGCGGCCCCATGCAGCAGCACGGCATGGGCGGTCAGCCGCAGCAGATGGGACAGCAGCAGCAGATGGGCCAGCAGCCCATGCAGCAGCAGTCCATGGGCGGCCAGAACCCGCTCGGCCAGCCCATGGGGCAGCAGATGGGCCAGCAGATGCAGCCGATGGGGCAGCAGATGCAGCCCATGGGCCAGCCCATGCACCAGCAGCAGCCGCAGCTCCCGCAGCAGGGCCCCGGTGGCGACAGCGCCGCCCGCGTCCTGTCGCTCGCGCAGCAGACCGCCGACCAGGCGATCGCGGAGGCCCGCTCCGAGGCCAACAAGATCGTCGGCGAGGCCCGTAGCCGCGCCGAGGGCCTGGAGCGGGACGCCCGTGCCAAGGCCGACGCGCTGGAGCGGGACGCGCAGGAGAAGCACCGCGTCGCGATGGGCTCCCTGGAGTCCGCCCGCGCCACGCTGGAGCGCAAGGTCGAGGACCTGCGGGGCTTCGAGCGCGAGTACCGTACGCGCCTCAAGTCCTACCTGGAATCGCAGCTGCGCCAGCTGGAGACCCAGGCCGACGACTCCCTCGCCCCGCCGCGCGGTCCGTCCGGTCCGGCGCTGCCGCCGTCGCCGGCCCCCTCGATGGCTCCGGCCGGTGCGATGGGCCACTCCATGGGCGGCCCGTCCCCCATGGGCGGTCCCTCCCCGATGGGCGGCGGTCCGTCCTACGGCGGTCAGCAGCAGATGTCCCCGGCGATGACGCAGCCGATGGCTCCGGTGCGGCCGGCTGCGCCGCAGCCGATGCAGGCGCCGTCTCCCATGCGGGGCTTCCTGATCGACGAGGACGACAACTAAGCGGTACGCCTCTTCGGCGACAGCAGCAGTCACGGGCCGGGCCCGGTTCCCCTTCGGGGGCACCGGGCCCGGCCCGTTTCCCGCCACCGGGGGAAGGTGTCTTCGGGTGCGGCGCCGTTGCCGGGGCTCCGCCCCGGGCCCCGCGCCTCAATCGCCGGCGGGGCTGGTTTGGGCGGGCGGGGTCTGCGCGCCATCGGGCCTTGGGGTACGGCGCCGTTGCCGGGGGCTCCGCCCCGGGCCCCGCGCCTCAATCGCCGGCGGGGCTGGTTGTGGGCGGGCGGGGTTTGGCCGGGGCTCGGGCGCCGGCGGGGCGGGTTGTGGGCGGCTCGGTTCGGGGGTCGGGCGCCGGGGGGATACGGGTGTGGCCCGGCCCCCGCGAGGGAGACCGGGCCACAGGTGGTCGGGGTGGCTATGCCTTGCGGAGGCGGAACGTGAGGCCCAGGGACTCGTCCGTGAACGGGTCCCCGTACCCCGCATCGGCTTCGCCCGGGGCGAAGTCCGTCGCCAGGACCTCGTCCGCGATCAGCGCCGCGTGGTCCGTGAGGGCCGTCGTCACCTCCGGGTCCGTCGCGGACCACCGCAGCGCGATCCGGTCCGCCACGTCCAGCCCGGAGTTCTTCCGGGCCTCCTGGATCAGGCGGATCGCGTCACGCGCCAGGCCCGCCAGCCGCAGCTCCGGCGTGATCTCCAGGTCCAGCGCCACCGTCGCACCCGAGTCGCTGGCGACCGACCAGCCCTCGCGCGGGGTCTCCGTGATGATGACCTCCTCAGGGGTGAGGGTGACCGTCTCGCCGTTCACCTCCACCGTCGCCCCGCCCGAGCGCAGGGCCAGGGACAGGACCGCCGCGTCGGCCGCGGCCACCGCCTTCGCCACGTCCTGCACGCCCTTGCCGAAACGCTTGCCCAGCGCGCGGAAGTTGGCCTTCGCCGTGGTGTCCACCAGCGAGCCGCCGACCTCGGAGAGCGAGGCCAGCGAGGAGACGTTGAGCTCCTCGGTGATCTGGGCGTGCAGCTCCGGCGTGAGCGACTCGAAGCCCGAGACCGCCACCAGCGCCCGCGACAGCGGCTGGCGCGTCTTGACGCCGGACTCCGCGCGCGTCGCCCGGCCCAGCTCCACCAGGCGGCGGACCAGCTGCATCTGCTGGGACAGCACCGGGTCCACCTGGGCCGCGTCCGAGTCCGGCCACGACGACAGGTGCACCGACTCCGGCGCGTCCGGCGTGACCGGGACGATCATGTCCTGCCAGACCCGTTCCGTGATGAAGGGGGTCAACGGGGCCATCAGCCGGGTCACCGTCTCCACCACGTCGTGCAGCGTGCGCAGCGCGGCCGCGTCGCCCTGCCAGAAGCGGCGGCGCGAACGGCGGACGTACCAGTTGGACAGGTCGTCCACGAAGGCGGACAGCAGCTTGCCGGCGCGCTGGGTGTCGTAGGACTCCATCGCCGCGGTGACCTCGGCGGTCAGCGTGTGGAGCTCCGACAGCAGCCAGCGGTCGAGGACCGTGCGGTCCGCCGGCGCCGGGTCGGCCGCCGAGGGCGCCCAGTTCGACGTACGGGCGTAGAGGGCCTGGAAGGCGACGGTGTTCCAGTACGTGAGGAGCGTCTTGCGGACGACCTCCTGGATGGTGCCGTGGCCC
This Streptomyces sp. NBC_00539 DNA region includes the following protein-coding sequences:
- a CDS encoding DivIVA domain-containing protein → MPLTPEDVRNKQFTTVRLREGYDEDEVDAFLDEVESELTRLLRENEDLRAKLAAATRAAAQNQQQQGMRKPEPQDQRGPGGPVPAAISGPPQQQPQMGPPQLPGGQPQLPAGPGGHGPQGPGPMGGPMQQHGMGGQPQQMGQQQQMGQQPMQQQSMGGQNPLGQPMGQQMGQQMQPMGQQMQPMGQPMHQQQPQLPQQGPGGDSAARVLSLAQQTADQAIAEARSEANKIVGEARSRAEGLERDARAKADALERDAQEKHRVAMGSLESARATLERKVEDLRGFEREYRTRLKSYLESQLRQLETQADDSLAPPRGPSGPALPPSPAPSMAPAGAMGHSMGGPSPMGGPSPMGGGPSYGGQQQMSPAMTQPMAPVRPAAPQPMQAPSPMRGFLIDEDDN